A genome region from Bufo gargarizans isolate SCDJY-AF-19 chromosome 2, ASM1485885v1, whole genome shotgun sequence includes the following:
- the TMEM25 gene encoding transmembrane protein 25, giving the protein MLLSLSLLLTQQFSHRVLGKPILKDEVHGVSCDASGSSLMWYLNGVKQEAGLGREPPFMLPVAPGSSSSLSLAEVVGEHCNDTRGKDEELLSIHFPPDSPVSRHHLSGLSLILLLVIQSQPPSGFALRDQDGRFFSNSSRFLLLDTRSIDVNGSLRVKVSTKESGISQTSVAGSTWDLLSIRVEIPLLLLIVTGSALIAGILLVNVLVCCLVLKKKRSKYDVGNQLTLSVSNNMKLNNSCLPREHMSLPSNLQLNDLRPQRKGSENSTCATQEDVSAPSGTTTESWFDRFPLVGYIYKASSVSSEEIWL; this is encoded by the exons TTCTTGGGAAGCCAATTTTAAAGGATGAAGTTCATGGCGTCTCCTGTGATGCCAGTGGCTCTTCCCTCATGTGGTACTTGAATGGTGTAAAGCAGGAGGCAGGGCTTGGCAGAGAGCCCCCATTTATGCTACCGGTAGCCCCCGGGAGTAGCAGCAGTCTGTCCCTTGCGGAGGTGGTTGGAGAACACTGTAATGATACCAGAGGCAAAGATGAAGAGCTGCTAAGCATCCATT TCCCACCCGACTCTCCAGTTAGTAGACACCATCTCTCTGGATTATCCCTCATACTTCTGCTGGTGATCCAAAGTCAGCCTCCCTCCGGCTTTGCCCTTCGAGATCAAGATGGACGATTCTTCAGCAATTCTTCTCGTTTTCTCCTGTTGGACACCCGCAGTATAGATGTCAATGGTAGCCTGAGGGTAAAAGTCAGCACCAAGGAAAGTGGAATCAGTCAGACATCTGTTGCAGGATCTACATGGG ATCTCCTGTCTATCAGGGTAGAGATCCCGCTGCTGCTCCTGATTGTGACCGGTTCTGCACTGATTGCTGGGATTCTTCTGGTTAATGTCCTCGTCTGTTGCCTTGTGCTGAAAAAGAAGAGAAGCAAAT ATGATGTGGGAAACCAACTAACACTAAG CGTTTCCAATAACATGAAGCTCAATAACAGCTGTCTGCCCCGGGAGCACATGTCCTTGCCATCCAACCTGCAACTCAATGATCTCCGACCTCAGAGAAAAG GGTCAGAAAATTCTACATGTGCCACACAGGAGGACGTGTCCGCGCCCAGTGGGACAACGACTGAGTCAT GGTTTGATCGATTTCCACTAGTGGGCTATATCTATAAAGCATCAAGTGTAAGCAGTGAGGAGATCTGGCTGTGA